Proteins encoded by one window of Aspergillus chevalieri M1 DNA, chromosome 6, nearly complete sequence:
- a CDS encoding neutral amino acid permease (COG:E;~EggNog:ENOG410Q1Y5;~InterPro:IPR013057;~PFAM:PF01490;~TransMembrane:11 (i66-85o91-115i143-164o170-190i202-222o242-264i276-297o317-336i357-381o387-411i423-446o)), whose product MAPQIVDAPPTTVDLETGHESESKKNTGPDEISAIDEKKDDQIPAYQQDAFGNEEFAEVKYKVLKWWQCGLLMVAETVSLGVLSLPQAVAGLGLVPAIIILVGLGIMATYTGYVIGQFKWKYPHISNMADAGEVLMGRFGRELLGIGQMLFLVFIMASHILTFTVAMNTITNNGTCSIVFGIVGTIISFICSLPRTLEKMSWLSLVSFISILSAVMITMIAVGVQDDGAAVEATVKTNLFHGFTAVTNIVFAFSGHAAFFGLMAELKDPRDYPKALCLLQGIDISLYIIAAIVIYRYTGADVASPALGSAGTLVSKIAYGIALPTIIIAGVINGHVAFKYVYIRIFRGTDRMHKRDLVAVGTWIGIGLILWIVAWIIASAIPVFSNLLSLITALFASWFTYGLSGIFWLYMNKGLWFSSPRKIALTLLNVIIVGVGAILCGLGLYVSGKAIHDNPSSASFSCAASN is encoded by the exons ATGGCTCCTCAGATCGTCGATGCCCCTCCTACCACCGTCGACCTGGAAACAGGCCACGAGAGCgagagcaagaagaacacTGGCCCGGATGAAATCtctgccatcgacgagaagaaggacgacCAGATTCCAGCCTACCAGCAGGATGCCTTTGGTAACGAGGAGTTTGCGGAGGTCAAATACAAGGTCTTGAAGTGGTG GCAATGCGGGTTACTCATGGTCGCCGAAACCGTCTCCCTCGGTGTCCTCTCGCTGCCTCAGGCTGTCGCTGGTCTAGGCCTCGTTCctgccatcatcatcctcgtcgggCTGGGTATCATGGCAACATACACGGGCTATGTCATCGGTCAGTTCAAGTGGAAATATCCGCATATCTCCAACATGGCGGATGCGGGTGAGGTGTTGATGGGGCGGTTTGGGCGTGAGTTGCTGGGAATTGGACAGATGCTGTTCCTGGTTTTCATCATGGCGAGCCATATTCTCACGTTTACGGTGGCTATGAATACGATTACCAACAATGGGACTTGTTCGATCGTGTTTGGGATTGTGGGGACGATTATTTCGTTTATTTGCTCCCTGCCACGGACGCTGGAGAAGATGTCGTGGCTTTCGCTTGTTT CCTTCATCAGTATTCTTTCTGCGGTGATGATCACCATGATTGCGGTTGGTGTTCAGGATGATGGAGCTGCTGTTGAGGCGACTGTGAAGACCAACCTTTTCCACGGCTTCACTGCAGTGACCAACATTGTTTTCGCTTTCT CCGGACACGCCGCCTTCTTCGGCCTCATGGCTGAACTCAAGGACCCCCGCGATTACCCCAAGGCCCTGTGCTTGCTCCAGGGTATCGATATCTCGCTGTACATCATCGCTGCCATTGTCATCTACCGCTATACCGGTGCCGACGTCGCCTCCCCAGCTCTTGGATCGGCTGGTACTCTGGTTTCCAAGATTGCGTACGGAATTGCGCTTCCAACA ATCATCATCGCCGGTGTCATTAACGGTCATGTCGCTTTCAAGTACGTCTACATTCGGATTTTCCGCGGAACAGACCGCATGCACAAGCGGGACTTGGTCGCTGTTGGCACCTGGATCGGCATTGGCTTGATCCTCTGGATCGTCGCCTGGATCATTGCTTCTGCCATTCCTGTCTTTAGCAACCTGCTGAGCTTGATT ACTGCATTGTTCGCAAGTTGGTTCACCTACGGCCTGAGCGGGATCTTCTGGCTGTACATGAACAAAGGCTTGTGGTTCTCCTCCCCGAGAAAAATCGCCCTGACGCTTCTCaatgtcatcatcgtcggCGTTGGCGCTATCCTG TGCGGCCTCGGCCTCTACGTCTCCGGAAAAGCCATCCACGATAATCCCAGCAGCGCGAGTTTCTCGTGTGCCGCAAGCAACTAA
- the HEX1 gene encoding beta-N-acetylhexosaminidase (CAZy:GH20;~COG:G;~EggNog:ENOG410PIDG;~InterPro:IPR025705,IPR017853,IPR029018,IPR029019, IPR015883;~PFAM:PF14845,PF00728;~SECRETED:SignalP(1-17);~go_function: GO:0004553 - hydrolase activity, hydrolyzing O-glycosyl compounds [Evidence IEA];~go_function: GO:0004563 - beta-N-acetylhexosaminidase activity [Evidence IEA];~go_process: GO:0005975 - carbohydrate metabolic process [Evidence IEA]) has translation MKFSVLTLAVAVSSVAAVSVNPLPAPRKITWGSSGPKHLDGRISLRATRDTHTHLLANAWDRAWHAVSTLQWVPAATEAPIASYPAFPTPSAHKAKRAPSPSLTYVDVKVEDSHVDLQHGVDESYTLNVTQSSSSISISAKTVWGALHAFTTLQQLIISDGHGGLIIEQPVEIWDAPLYPYRGIMIDTGRNFITVPKLLEQIDGLALSKLNVLHWHIGDAQSWPAQIDAHPNMTNDAYSKREIYTHNDMRHIVGYARARGVRIIPEVDMPSHAAAGWQQVDPEIVTCTDSWWSNDVWKYHTAVEPNPGQLDIMNNKTYDIVGDVYRELSGIFPDKWFHVGADEIQPNCFNYSRHVTEWFAEDPSRTYNDLAQYWVDHAMPIFRSVHSNRRLIMWEDIVLSTEHAHDVPKDVVMQNWNNGLEYIDKLTAQGYDVIVSSADFMYLDCGQGGFLGNDPRYDVMDNPDPDTPNFNYGGNGGSWCAPYKSWQRIYDYDFTTNLTETQAKHVIGAAAALWTEQTDDVTVSSKIWPRAAALAELVWSGNRDDKGHKRTTLMTQRILNFREYLVANGVHAEALMPKYCLKHPHACDLNYNQTAVH, from the coding sequence ATGAAATTCTCCGTTCTGACGCTGGCTGTGGCTGTCTCATCGGTCGCAGCAGTCAGTGTCAACCCCTTGCCAGCTCCACGCAAGATTACCTGGGGATCGTCTGGCCCCAAACACCTGGACGGCCGCATCTCGCTCCGTGCAACACGCGACACCCACACCCATCTTCTGGCTAATGCTTGGGATCGAGCCTGGCACGCTGTATCTACGCTGCAATGGGTTCCTGCCGCTACGGAAGCTCCCATCGCCTCATATCCCGCATTTCCCACGCCCTCTGCTCACAAGGCCAAACGAGCACCTTCTCCGTCGTTGACCTATGTGGACGTCAAGGTTGAGGATAGTCACGTCGATTTGCAACACGGTGTCGATGAATCTTATACGTTGAATGTCACGCAGAGTTCCAGCAGTATTTCCATTTCCGCCAAGACTGTCTGGGGTGCTCTCCATGCGTTTACCACTCTGCAGCAGCTGATTATTTCTGACGGTCATGGAGGACTGATTATCGAGCAGCCGGTCGAAATCTGGGATGCACCTTTGTATCCGTACCGTGGAATTATGATCGACACCGGTCGTAACTTCATTACGGTCCCCAAACTGCTTGAGCAGATCGATGGTCTGGCCCTGTCCAAGCTCAATGTCCTGCACTGGCACATTGGCGATGCACAGTCGTGGCCTGCACAGATCGACGCGCACCCTAACATGACCAACGACGCTTATTCTAAACGGGAAATCTATACTCATAATGACATGCGCCACATCGTAGGCTATGCCCGTGCTCGTGGAGTCCGTATCATTCCCGAAGTGGACATGCCCAGTCATGCGGCTGCTGGATGGCAGCAGGTCGATCCGGAAATCGTGACATGCACCGACTCTTGGTGGTCCAATGATGTATGGAAGTACCATACTGCGGTCGAACCAAACCCGGGCCAGCTCGATATCATGAACAACAAGACATATGACATTGTGGGCGATGTTTACCGTGAGCTCTCGGGCATCTTCCCTGACAAATGGTTTCATGTTGGGGCCGACGAGATCCAGCCCAACTGCTTCAACTACAGTCGCCATGTCACCGAGTGGTTTGCTGAAGATCCTTCGCGTACCTACAATGACTTGGCTCAGTACTGGGTAGACCATGCTATGCCCATCTTTCGCAGTGTCCACAGCAATCGACGTCTGATCATGTGGGAAGACATCGTCCTGTCCACTGAGCATGCCCACGATGTGCCCAAGGATGTGGTCATGCAGAATTGGAACAACGGACTCGAATATATCGATAAGCTGACCGCCCAAGGGTACGATGTGATCGTGTCGTCGGCCGACTTTATGTACCTTGATTGTGGTCAGGGGGGGTTCCTTGGAAACGATCCTCGATATGATGTCATGGACAACCCAGATCCTGACACTCCAAACTTCAACTACGGAGGCAATGGTGGATCGTGGTGCGCGCCATACAAATCGTGGCAGCGCATCTATGATTATGACTTTACGACTAACCTGACCGAAACGCAAGCGAAGCACGTTATCGGAGCAGCCGCTGCATTATGGACTGAGCAGACTGACGATGTGACGGTGTCAAGCAAGATTTGGCCACGTGCTGCTGCGCTGGCAGAACTGGTGTGGTCTGGCAACCGCGATGACAAGGGACACAAGCGGACGACCTTGATGACGCAGCGGATTCTGAATTTCCGAGAATATTTGGTTGCGAACGGAGTGCATGCTGAAGCTTTGATGCCCAAGTACTGTCTGAAGCATCCGCATGCATGTGATCTCAACTACAACCAAACTGCGGTTCATTGA
- a CDS encoding acetyltransferase SAS4-like domain-containing protein (COG:S;~EggNog:ENOG410PKC1;~InterPro:IPR038988,IPR029184;~PFAM:PF15460;~go_component: GO:0033255 - SAS acetyltransferase complex [Evidence IEA];~go_process: GO:0016573 - histone acetylation [Evidence IEA]): MAVRSRSSLHVRQDSDLSLLPPPTKRPRLQHLNPLPSSSSRRLRRRGSSPDLLDTTIEPATTPKPLAVRPANSPLSAATAAPLPRASARRPRLVSSASSSTYNHHSPPPPPSSFSNNPKTPHFRNRHDTPSTTPIPDPRESPDPLDTISPAPAISSPRPRPPAVRESRYHRPQQPRQHPNSEEKPAENPVGSDKTSRNNASWNSRGNNSVPLPESQPPAPVPGSTPSAGRERRSLRSHDSGPKFRSELTAYFSNYDQLLSLEPQKTEFLTGDTAIQLIDDLTKPPSTYLPPDPELPFGNPLVMFHNCKVIQLPDPKEDHDASEEDPLNEGTYFRAHRRVERQEKQLRNIERERAQHEKLQVDRLLEELRGHDWLRVMGITATDNKKLYEPKRDFFIKELSALIEKFRIWKEEEKRRKLAKDKPSSPDAPPENDNIRDSIDIQSNGEPADPNDVDVQAARQLHREAQTATSGKKPKPSISSEKRRKSKTALSAAGQEPESQPSQQPPQPTRLVPEPLPLVENKPFTSFYSDPQVRAIALGKGSSPTNRRTNRLQHQTLAFGHPIPEMEEQEFELPPEILTEDAILASQRKQRRMRRDSRRGQG; encoded by the exons ATGGCTGTCCGGTCCAGGTCGTCTCTGCATGTGCGACAGGATTCCGATCTGAGTCTGCTTCCTCCGCCCACCAAACGCCCCCGTTTACAACATCTCAATCCCCttccttcgtcttcttcgcgccgtcttcgtcgtcgcggCAGTTCGCCCGATCTACTAGATACCACAATCGAACCCGCCACCACCCCAAAACCTCTCGCTGTCCGTCCCGCCAACTCGCCCCTTTCGGCCGCTACTGCTGCTCCGCTACCGCGCGCATCGGCGCGACGACCACGACTCGTATCCTCGGCCTCGTCCTCCACATATAATCAccattctcctcctcctcctccttcttcgttTTCTAATAACCCGAAAACCCCGCATTTCAGGAATCGCCATGATACCCCGTCCACTACTCCCATACCAGATCCGCGCGAGTCCCCCGATCCGCTAGATACCATATCTCCCGCTCCCGCGATTTCCTCCCCCCGACCACGTCCTCCCGCTGTGCGTGAAAGCCGCTACCATCGCCCGCAGCAACCAAGGCAACACCCCAACTCTGAAGAAAAGCCTGCGGAAAATCCCGTGGGGTCGGACAAGACATCCCGGAACAATGCCAGTTGGAATTCGCGGGGGAATAACAGCGTTCCGCTGCCGGAATCGCAGCCGCCCGCTCCAGTCCCAGGCTCAACCCCCTCCGCGGGACGGGAGCGGCGATCCTTGCGATCTCATGACAGCGGGCCTAAATTCAGAAGTGAATTGACTGCTTATTTCTCGAACTACGATCAATTGCTGAGTCTGGAACCGCAGAAAACGG AATTCCTGACCGGAGATACGGCGATCCAATTGATTGACGATCTCACCAAACCTCCGTCGACATACCTGCCCCCTGATCCGGAATTACCCTTTGGCAATCCTCTTGTGATGTTCCACAATTGCAAGGTAATACAATTACCGGACCCCAAAGAGGACCACGATGCTAGCGAAGAAGATCCCTTAAACGAAGGGACCTATTTCCGCGCGCACCGCAGAGTCGAACGACAGGAGAAACAACTCCGGAACATCGAGCGTGAACGGGCCCAGCACGAAAAGCTCCAGGTAGACCGTCTCCTAGAAGAACTACGAGGTCATGATTGGCTTCGCGTGATGGGCATTACGGCCACAGATAACAAAAAACTCTATGAGCCGAAGCGCGACTTCTTCATCAAGGAACTCTCAGCTTTGATTGAGAAGTTCAGAatttggaaagaagaagagaagcgTCGGAAACTAGCCAAGGACAAACCGTCCTCACCAGATGCTCCTCCCGAGAACGACAATATCCGGGATAGCATCGATATCCAGAGTAACGGCGAACCCGCTGATCCAAACGACGTCGATGTACAAGCAGCCCGTCAACTCCATCGCGAAGCCCAAACCGCCACATCGGGCAAGAAACCTAAACCCTCAATATCATCCGAGAAACGTCGCAAATCCAAAACTGCACTATCTGCTGCTGGCCAGGAACCAGAGTCACAACCCTCTCAACAACCCCCACAACCAACACGTCTTGTTCCCGAGCCTCTTCCACTTGTCGAGAATAAACCCTTCACCTCATTTTATTCCGATCCTCAAGTTCGCGCCATCGCTCTGGGGAAGGGGTCATCCCCTACCAATCGCCGAACCAACCGTCTTCAACATCAAACCCTCGCCTTTGGCCATCCAATCCCAGAgatggaagaacaagagTTCGAATTACCACCTGAAATCCTCACTGAAGACGCGATTCTGGCGAGTCAGCGGAAACAAAggcggatgaggagggatAGCAGAAGGGGACAGGGGTAG
- a CDS encoding uncharacterized protein (COG:S;~EggNog:ENOG410PSR3): MCLARILCSCKVIREIQYSIGGRVVSDHSPNFALKLFMQTTLGHKDTLQILNLNVAHEIFLFEEKASEDETEEVLETEGDDEWGTETFARHLLAEDRTPPISMSKWSGSLKDLSTLKLLSLGVNLLMYLARGINKHN; the protein is encoded by the coding sequence ATGTGCCTTGCAAGAATTTTGTGCTCGTGCAAGGTTATTCGCGAAATTCAGTATTCAATCGGGGGTCGAGTTGTCAGTGACCATTCTCCGAACTTCGCTCTCAAATTATTCATGCAAACAACTCTCGGACACAAGGATACTCTCCAGATCTTGAACCTGAATGTTGCACATGAGATCTTCCTTTTTGAGGAAAAGGCAAGCGAAGATGAAACAGAGGAAGTACTGGAAACTGAAGGCGATGATGAGTGGGGTACCGAAACATTTGCGAGACACCTGCTTGCTGAAGACAGGACGCCCCCGATTTCAATGTCGAAATGGAGCGGGTCGCTGAAGGATTTGTCAACACTTAAGCTGCTAAGTCTGGGGGTCAACCTTTTAATGTACTTGGCCCGAGGAATCAACAAACACAattga
- a CDS encoding alkene reductase (COG:C;~EggNog:ENOG410PGTG;~InterPro:IPR001155,IPR013785;~go_function: GO:0003824 - catalytic activity [Evidence IEA];~go_function: GO:0010181 - FMN binding [Evidence IEA];~go_function: GO:0016491 - oxidoreductase activity [Evidence IEA];~go_process: GO:0055114 - oxidation-reduction process [Evidence IEA]), with translation MSTSKLFTPLRVGQSTLSHRLTMAPMTRLRASNTHTPLLPLVKDYYRQRASVPGSLLITEATVISPRHGGYTNVPGIYSEEQISAWKKSPMQCTRRARISTCSSGRWPGDVPMKSVFSGEMHHPRPLTEQEITAAVGDFVAAAENAVKAGFDGVEIHGANGYLVDQFIQDTANNRTDNWGGSIPNRSRFALDVTHAVVKAVGNDKTAIRLSPWSKFQGMRMEDPIPQFSHLIENLSDLKLAYLHLCESDAKAAGESLRPFIDSYNKAGPVMVASNYTGETTVKAVEEEYKDNEVMVAFGRPYIANPDLAFRVREKVELAEVRQEGVYAQSEEGYTDYGFNEEFKAVYQ, from the exons ATGTCAACCTCCAAACTCTTCACCCCCCTCCGCGTGGGCCAATCAACACTCTCCCATCGCCTAACAATGGCCCCCATGACCCGTCTCCGCGCCTCAAACACCCATAcgcccctcctccccctcgtCAAAGACTACTACCGTCAGCGTGCCTCCGTCCCAGGctccctcctcatcaccgAAGCAACCGTGATCTCCCCCCGCCATGGCGGCTACACCAACGTCCCCGGGATCTACAGCGAGGAGCAAATCTCTGCCTGGAAGAAGTCACCAATGCAGTGCACGAGAAGGGCTCGCATATCTACATGCAGCTCTGGGCGCTGGCC CGGAGACGTCCCCATGAAGAGCGTGTTCAGCGGGGAAATGCACCATCCCAGACCGCTAACAGAGCAAGAAATCACCGCCGCAGTCGGCGATTTCGTAGCCGCAGCAGAAAACGCAGTAAAAGCGGGCTTCGATGGCGTCGAAATCCACGGCGCAAACGGCTACCTCGTCGACCAATTCATCCAAGATACCGCCAACAACCGAACTGACAATTGGGGCGGGTCTATTCCCAACCGCTCCCGTTTTGCGCTGGATGTCACCCACGCAGTCGTAAAGGCCGTGGGCAACGACAAAACCGCCATCCGGTTAAGCCCCTGGAGTAAATTCCAGGGTATGCGCATGGAAGACCCGATCCCGCAGTTCTCGCATCTCATTGAGAACCTGTCAGACCTCAAACTCGCTTACTTGCATCTCTGCGAGTCGGATGCTAAGGCCGCTGGTGAATCACTCCGCCCGTTCATCGATAGCTATAACAAGGCCGGTCCGGTTATGGTTGCTTCTAATTACACTGGTGAGACTACGGTGAAGGCTGTTGAGGAGGAGTATAAGGATAATGAGGTTATGGTTGCTTTTGGGAGGCCATATATTGCGAATCCGGATCTGGCGTTTAGGGTTCGGGAAAAGGTGGAGTTGGCGGAGGTTAGGCAGGAAGGGGTTTATGCGCAGAGTGAGGAGGGGTATACGGATTACGGGTTTAATGAGGAGTTTAAGGCGGTTTACCAGTGA
- a CDS encoding uncharacterized protein (COG:S;~EggNog:ENOG410PSR3) has protein sequence MDRYIKMSTLTSLPIGTLHHIIFFLPSDQYVAALSVHCRVLHSLCDMETREKYHGIDTRLSDNSVDQASNLLMDIMKRPGLGHYMHHVGYRERILDHEDYTAKGYQRKLSEDEMQTQSHLVQSLTTEVTARVLTVLLLCEP, from the exons ATGGATAGATACATCAAAATGAGCACCTTGACCAGTCTTCCCATTGGCACTCTTCACCATATCATTTTCTTTCTGCCATCGGATCAATATGTCGCAGCACTTTCCGTCCATTGCCGGGTTCTTCACTCCCTATGCGACATGGAAACGCGTGAGAAGTATCATGGAATTGACACCCGGCTCTCGGATAATAGCGTCGACCAGGCTTCCAACCTGCTCATGGATATTATGAAGAGACCTGGTCTGGGGCACTATATGCACCATGTCGGTTACCGGGAAAGAATTCTGGATCACGAAGACTATACCGCAAAAGGATATCAGCGGAAATTGAGCGAGGACGAAATGCAGACTCA GAGTCATCTAGTGCAGAGCCTGACTACCGAGGTCACTG CAAGGGTACTTACGGTGCTTTTATTATGTGAGCCCTGA
- a CDS encoding dihydrodipicolinate synthase family protein (COG:E;~EggNog:ENOG410PKFF;~InterPro:IPR002220,IPR013785;~PFAM:PF00701;~go_function: GO:0003824 - catalytic activity [Evidence IEA];~go_function: GO:0016829 - lyase activity [Evidence IEA]), translating into MTRQLIPGVYVPTVAFFKENEDLDLPTVEAHAAYLAQAGVTGIVTQGSNGEAVHLDREERKLVTAHTRKALDAAGFTSMPVIVGCGSSSTRETIRFCQDAAEAGGDYSIILPPCYYKGQVSNEALLDHFRIAADASPIPVLIYNFPGASGGIDLTSDDILALSQHPNIVGTKLTCGNTGKLARITSQAKPSFLTFGGSSDFTLQTLIAGGAGVIAGIANLIPRSCVKVMELYNSGKVEEAQKLQAIVARADWLAIKGGFVGVKSALQTYRGYGKYSRRPCVAPSDQEAEAIKESIREGMETERSLEN; encoded by the coding sequence ATGACGAGACAACTTATCCCCGGCGTTTACGTCCCTACCGTCGCCTTCTTCAAAGAGAATGAAGACCTAGACCTCCCAACCGTCGAAGCCCATGCTGCTTACCTCGCTCAAGCTGGTGTCACCGGAATCGTCACTCAGGGAAGCAATGGAGAGGCCGTCCACCTTGATCGGGAGGAGCGCAAACTTGTTACGGCTCACACTCGTAAAGCTCTCGACGCCGCCGGCTTCACCTCCATGCCCGTGATCGTGGGCTGCGGATCCTCGTCCACCAGAGAAACGATTCGGTTCTGTCAAGACGCTGCAGAGGCTGGAGGAGACTATTCCATTATCCTTCCGCCATGCTACTACAAGGGCCAGGTGTCTAACGAAGCCCTGCTCGACCACTTCCGTATCGCCGCAGACGCCTCTCCTATCCCTGTCCTCATATACAACTTCCCCGGTGCTTCAGGTGGCATTGACCTCACGTCCGACGATATCCTTGCGCTATCTCAGCACCCCAACATCGTTGGCACCAAGCTCACCTGCGGCAATACCGGCAAACTCGCCCGTATTACGTCACAGGCCAAGCCCTCCTTCCTTACCTTTGGTGGCTCTTCCGACTTCACCCTGCAGACGCTTATCgccggtggtgctggtgtgaTTGCTGGTATTGCCAACTTGATTCCCCGCTCCTGTGTGAAGGTCATGGAGCTTTACAACAGCGGTAAAGTGGAGGAGGCACAGAAGCTCCAAGCGATCGTGGCCCGTGCGGACTGGCTTGCCATCAAGGGAGGATTTGTGGGGGTGAAGAGCGCATTGCAGACATATCGAGGGTATGGGAAATACTCGCGTCGGCCCTGCGTGGCGCCGTCTGACCAGGAAGCAGAGGCAATCAAGGAGAGCATTCGTGAGGGGATGGAGACGGAAAGATCATTGGAAAACTGA